CAGGGCAGTTTTATGCTGATGCCAAACGAGTGGAAGTTCGCCCATGGCTTACGAAGTATGCCAAAGATAAAACGGGCATCAAAAACGGTGTGGTGAATTTCAATGCTTGGGTAACATTAAAACATAACCAACCGGTAGATGGTTACCTAGAGTTACAACCTTCGGAGCTGACTTGGCAAGATGATACTGCCAATCACGAGTTGTTTATTGAATCTGGGATTGTGAATTTATCCCCGACTCATGATGGTTGGAAAGTAAGTGGGCACTCACTAAAGATTAGGACAGATGATCAATTATGGCCTGATTTAGATGTGGCGTTGGATTGGAAGCCTCATTCATGGCGGCTCAATTTGTCACAACTAGATATCGGCGCGGTTTTACCTTTGACCCGATTGTTTTCTGATTCAACTCAGGCTCAAGATCTCATTAAAAAACTGAAACCGAATGGCACTATTGAAGACTTAAGAGTTTCACGTGGTGATAGTTGGGAATCGCTTCGTTACTCAGCTCGTTTAGCCGATGGTGCTATAGCTCAATGGGATTTATTGCCTGAAGTTCACCACTTACAAGCCACCATTAGTGGTTCAATCAAGAAGGCGAATATCAAAGCATCATTAGCTGATGATGTTCTACCATACGGTGATGTGTTCCAAGCGCCATTACAGATTAATCACGGCAACGTTAATCTTACTTGGCAAAATCAAGCAGATGGTTGGTCTTTGTGGAGTAATAAGGTTGCGGTCGCCACGCCTGATATGAGTGCTGTCGGACAGTTTCGTCTTGATATGCCAAATCAGCAAAGTCCTTTGCTCTCTTTTTACGTAGAAACTGACTTGTACAAAGCTGGCGAAACTTGGCGTTACTTGCCTCGTTTGGCATTAGGTCAAGAGCTAACGGACTATCTATCAACTGCCATTCAAGCAGGTAAAGTCAATACAGCGAAGCTTTTATGGTATGGAAGGTTAGGAGATTTTCCTTATCACAAGCATAACGGTATTTTCCAGGCTTGGGTTGGCCTTAAAGATGGTCGTTTTAGTTTTGATACGGCCTGGCCACCTTTGACTGATCTGCAGTTGAATATGCTGTTTGAAAATGACGCCATGTATTTGGACTCACATTCAGCCAAAATGATGGATGTGACCGCTAAAAGGATTACCGGTCAGATCCCGGCTTTGGTAGAAAATGGTCATATAGAGCTAGAAGCCCAAACAACAGCGGAAGGGAATGCTGTTCGTGACTATATGACGGCGACGCCTTTGGTTGATTCTGTTGGTGCTGCTCTAACTGAAGTTAAGATTAATGGGCAGGTTAAATCTCACTTTCGTTTAGATATTCCATTTACGACCAAAAAACAGCCTCGAGCATGGGGTTGGGCCGACTTGACCAAAAGTACGGTTGATATTGATGCTCCTCCCATTCATATGAAGGACGTGTCTGGACGTATCCATTTTGATAATGATGTGGTTAGCGCTGCAGGTATCACTGGGCAACTTTTAAATCAGCCTGTCTCTCTTGATTTTAAAGGTGAAAGTAATACCAAAGGTTATGGTGTGCAAATTGATACTGTCGGCGATTGGGATGTGAAACCCCTTGCTCCTTATGTTGGCAAGAAGTGGATCGAGCCTCTCAATGGGCATGCACCATGGCAAATGGGAGTGCATTTACAACTGAATGATGTTGGGTTTACGTATCAGGTGGATTTACGCGCTGGATTAACAGATGTGGTTAGCCAGTATCCTTATCCTTTGTCGAAAGCTGAGCGTATTCCAGAAGTGGCTCGTCTTGAAGCTTCGGGCAATCAAGAAAAGATAGCGGCGCGTGTTGAACTGCCGCAAGCAAAGTATCAAGCGAATATTGATATCACGAAACCAACCCCTGTTCTTGAAGCAACGAATTTAGTTCTGGGTAAAGGTAAATTCAAAATCAATCCTATTATGGGCCATCAAGCCACAATCAATACGGATAAATTTAATTTAGATAAGTGGATTGAGTTTTTAGCGAGTGACGATCAAAAGCAGAGCTCAACCGCTACATCCGCCACGAGTGATATTAAAATTCCTGAACCGCAACAGGTCGATTTGCAGGTGAAGGAACTTACTTTAGGTAGCTTAGATTGGCATGACGTGGATTTTTCAGCAAAAGAGAAGAATGCTGGTTGGTCCATGTCTTTAAATAGTCAGGAGGCAAGTGGGAAAGCGACCTACTTAATGTCGAATGATCTCACCGTGTCTCTCGATCGTTTACATCTTTATGTTCCAGCTTTAGATGATCGCGATCCCAAAAAACCATTGATAGTGGATGAAGTAAAAAAGGCAGATCCCCTTATTACTAATTTTGATCGCGAGTTTCACGAATTGATGCCAAACTTAACTTTAGCGATCAATGACTTTTGGTTCCAAGGTTATAAAGTCGGTCAGTTGAATATGGACTTTATCCGCCAAGGCGATTTATTGCATTGGAAAAGTATTGATATCAATAGCGGTACAAATGAAGTACATGCTGATATTGATTGGAAATTAGGTAAAGATACCAGCCATACACGTCTGTCATTGGAAATGAAAGGTGAGAATAATAGTGATCTGATGGATAGATTTGGTATCAGTTCTGGGATTCAAAAAGCTCCCTTTGAATTGAAAACCAATACAGAGTGGGATGGTGCTCCTTGGTCTATGCGTATCAATACCTTACAAGGGGACGTTAGCACTAAGCTTGGCAAAGGGGTTATCTCTGATGTGAGTGGGGCTGCAAACTTATTAGGTATATTTAGCTTAGACTCTTTAATAAGACGAATGAAGTTGGATTTTAGCGACGTATTTGATGATGGGATGGCATTTAACTCGATTACCGGTAGCGGTCGAATTTCTCAAGGTGTCTTCCTGACTAACGATATTGAAATGGATGCTGTTGCGGGAGATTTATCTCTAAAAGGGATGGCTGATCTCAATAATCGTACTGTCGATGCTCAAGTCCATTTTGTTCCAGATATGACATCCGGTATCCCGGTATTAAGTGCTTTTGCTGTCGCACCGCAAACCGCACTTTATGTCTTGGCTATCACAACGGTCATTTCTCCTGTGGTAGAAGTGTTTACTGAAGTGAACTACGAGATCAAAGGTCCTATGGACTCACCAACGGTGAAAGAAATTTCACGTAGTAAAGGAGAGTACACCTTGCCCAAGGAGCTAAAAAAAGTCATTGAATGACAAGGAGGGAATATGGAAAGAGTCGGTGTTATCCAAATGACATCGGGCCCTAATGTCGCAGACAATGTCACCTTTATTGAAAAACAAATTGCTCGATTAGTAAAACATGGGGCACAGTGGATAGTGACCCCTGAGAATGCCTTATTATTTAGTCAACGCACGGATTATCATGCTTATGCTGAACCTCTCGGTCGTGGCCCTATTCAGCTTCGTTTAGCTGAAATTGCCCGCCATTATGGGGTATGGTTGTTAATAGGGAGTATGCCTATAAAACGTGATGATAGCGTGACTTCCACTTCTATTTTGTTGGATTCTCAAGGTCAATGTCAGGCGTATTATGATAAGCTGCATATGTTTGATGTCGATGTTGCAGATAGCCAGCATCGATACCGAGAATCAGAGACGTTTCAAGCAGGAAGCCAAATATCATTAACACAGACGCCATTCGGTGCATTAGGTTTATCCATTTGTTACGATATTCGTTTTCCTCATCTTTACTCCGAATTAAGACAGCGGGGCGCTGAGATTTTTATTGTTCCGGCTGCGTTTACGGCGGTGACGGGTCAGGCTCATTGGGAGGTTCTACTCAGAGCAAGAGCCATAGAAAATCAATGCTGGGTTGTTGCCGCTGCTCAAGGAGGAAAACATCCTTGTGGAAGAGAAACCTGGGGGCATTCCATGGTCGTTAACCCTTGGGGCGAAATTGTTGCTTCATTAGAGCAGCAAGCAGGTAGTTTGATCGTCGATATAGACAGAAGTGCATCGGCTGAGGTTCGTCAGGCGATGCCTATTATCGAGCACGCTCGATTTTCCAATCAATTTCAATCAACAAAGAGCTAGATATGAGTATTAACCGCATTGAAGAAGCACTACTTACACCCGCAGGGCTGACAGAGCAAGATATTGCGGATACCTTGTCGAGCATTGCTACTCGTCAAATTGATTACGCTGACATCTATTTTCAGTCCAGTTGGCATGAGTCTTTAGTATTAGAAGATAGCATTATTAAAGACGGTTCTTTTAATATTGATCGCGGTGTGGGTGTGCGTGCCATCACCGGAGAAAAAACGGGTTTTGCCTACTCAGATCAAATTGAGTTAGCGGGATTAAAGCAGAGCGCAAATGCAGCACGAGGTATTGCTCAAAGTGGTCAAAGCGGACAGGTTCAGGCATTCAAACGTTTGAATGATAGCCAAGCTTACTACGCTGATGTGAATCCTCTCGATTGTTGGGAAAAACAACAAAAAACAGAGTTATTGAAGCAGCTTGATGCATACATCCGTACTAAAGAACCTCTTGTCCAAGAAGTGTCTGTGAGTTTAAGTGGTGTTCATGAGCAGATGCTTGTTGCGGCGACTGATGGCACTTATGCAGGAGATATTCGTCCACTGGTTCGTTTATCTATTAGTGTTATCGCACAAAAAGGCGATCGCCGTGAGCGTGGTAGTTCAGGTGGTGGTGGTCGTTTTGATTACGATTACTTTTTAAATGAGATTGAAGGACAAAAAATTGCCTTCTCTTATGCAGATGAAGCAATTCGTCAAGCGCTTGTGAATTTGGAAGCCGTTGCAGCGCCAGCGGGAACAATGCCGGTAGTACTTGGCTCTGGTTGGCCTGGTGTTTTACTTCATGAAGCTGTGGGGCATGGTTTAGAAGGGGACTTTAACCGGAAAGGTTCATCGGTGTTTTCTGGCAAGATCGGTCAGAAAGTCACATCAGATCTTTGTACTATTGTTGATGACGGTACATTGAAAGATTTGCGTGGTTCATTAAATGTTGATGATGAAGGTGTTGCTGGTCAATACAATGTATTGATTGAAAAAGGCGAACTGAAAGGTTACATGCAAGATAAGTTAAATGCGCGTCTTATGGGTGTGAACCCTACGGGCAATGGTCGCCGAGAATCTTATGCACATCTTCCAATGCCGCGTATGACCAACACATATATGTTACCAGGTGAGCATACTCCGGAAGAGATCATTTCTACCGTTAAGAAGGGGGTTTACGCACCGAACTTTGGCGGCGGTCAGGTGGATATTACTTCTGGTAAATTCGTCTTCTCTGCATCTGAAGCCTATCTTATTGAAAACGGTAAGATTACTACTCCCATTAAAGGTGCCACTCTTATCGGTTCTGGCATTGAAGCAATGCAACAAGTGTCTATGGTGGGTAATGACCTTGGTATCGACCGTGGTGTTGGTGTTTGTGGTAAAGCAGGACAAAGCGTACCTGTAGGTGTTGGTCAGCCAACGTTGAAACTTGATGCTTTGACGGTTGGTGGTACTGAATAATCTAACGTGTCGTATTATAAGCTGCGTTATCAACGCAGCTTTTTTATTTATAGAAATGAAAGATCGGCTAATGATCGTTTTGTAGTGGTAATTCAACGCGATCCATGCCATATTTCGACCCACAAAAATTGATCCTATTTTTACTGTCTGGAGCACACTATGTCTCATGAAGATGATTATCTATCTGTGGAAGAATTGATCGAGATTCAAAAGGAAGAGACTCGCGATATTATAGAGGCCTTACTTGAAGATGGCAGTGATCCAGAAGCGCTCTATGAAATTGAACACCACTTGTTTGCTGAACAGTTTGAAACGCTAGAAAAAGCAGCTATTGATGCTTTTAAAATGGGTTTTGAAGTATTAGAAGCAGAAGAAACTGAAGATGAAGATGGCAATAAATTGCTATGTTTTGACGCGACAATGCAATCAGTATTAAACCCTGAAGCCATTGATGAACAAGTGGAAAAGCTAGTTAACCTCGCTGAAAAGTATGACATCATCTATGACGGATGGGGTACCTTCTATGAAGGTGAAGATGCGCTTTATGACGAAGAAGATGACGACGACGAAGAATAGACTCCGTCTCACTCTTTTCTAAAAGTACCAGCCTTTGTGCTGGTATTTTTATATCTGCTTGGGTATAAAGAAACAAATTCATTACAATAAAATTACTATTTGTTTATGCAGCTTTCGTTAGCCGGTCTGTGGCAACTTTCTCCTCTTACTGATCTCTCTATTCCTCAAGACGATATTACCTTCCCTGCGCCGCTGAGTAAGGTACTACCGGATTCCATCACAGAACAAGAGATTGCGGCTCAAGAGTGGCATCTTATGCATGATGTAGAAATGGATGAAGAGATGATGCGTGCTCAAGCCATTGATTTGGTGCTTGAGGGAATTGATTTCCATGCAGAGGTGCGAGTCAATGGTATTGCTGTTTTTGACTGTGATGGTACACAGGCGATCTACCGTAAAGATGTGAAACCGTATCTGGATAAAGGGGGAAATCGGATTGAAATTCTCTTTTTAGAGGAAGAAGAACCCCTTCTTTTTGAGGAAGATATTACGGATTTCGCTCGTTCAGAGCCTATTAAGCATTATGATACTCGTATCGGAATATGGCGCGCTCCCTATCTGCAATTTATCAATAATACTCGTCTTGATAATGTCACAACGGAGCAAGTTTGGCACTACAGTGGCGGCTGTGAATTACTTGTTCATGTTTACTTTACGAATTTACATCCTGAGCTAGTTTCCGCCTCCGTGAAATTTGATGGTATGACTTATCAAGTCCCTTTGGATGTTCGTTCTCATGAGGCTAGTGTACTTTTTCAAGTAGAAGCTCCAAAAGCATTTAATCCTCAGGATCCTCAACAAGAGGATATGTATCAAGTGGAAGTCGATCTTGATGGGCAGTCGGACTCTCAGTGGATTGGTTTGCACCATTCCTTATCGCAAGCGCTCTTCTGAGCTTCACATACCATGTATTGGGCAACGCCATTGAGTTTGGCGTTGCCATAGTTTCTCGTGTAGATAAAAAATAACGGTATTAATGCTCGGTTCTATCGTTGCCATTATTCCCCCCACTAACCAACTTCCTGATAGTAAGTAAGAGACAGAAAAAGCGATGCTGAAGTGGACAACGGCAAAACTGATTGTTTTTATAGACGTTTGGTTGTGCCATTTCTTAAGCGATGGGAATTTTTGCCAAGCCTGGTCATGCAGATAAAATGCACCGGTATTAATTAAAGGCTCTAGCATTGCAATTAAGCTGCCTAGGATAATATCGCCAGTAAGAATATAGGCAACGGTAAACGCAACCGTAAAGTGGATAGTGGCGAAACTCAATGTCTTTTTCATGGTGATACCTCAAGCTCAATCTACCTTAGGTATATTATTAAGAATGATTATCACTAACGCGAGCTGTTCCTAACGATTAGTGAAATAGGTATCACCGATGAATTGCGATAATGAAGCTATGAATCCTCATCTTGAGAGTTGCAATTATTTGATAAGGCCTATTTCTTTATAATATTTTAGCGCTCCGGGATGCAGTGGAACTGATAAGCCATTTTTTACCATGTCTTCTTTTTTCAAATTAGCAAAAGCAGGGTGTAGGTGTTTAAACGTGTCAAAATTTTCAAATACCGCTTTAGCGATGTTATAAGCAACGTCATCGGGGAGATCACTGCTTGCGACTAGTGTCGCTGCTACACCAAAACTTTTTATGTCTTGATCGGTGCCACGGTACATTCCTGCTGGTACATCAGTGTATGTGTAGTAGGGATGTGAACTTACTATTGCGTCTATTTGTGAACCCGTTGCTGGGATCAGTTTAGCATCGCACGATGTAGTGGCTTCTTTAATGGAGCCATTAGGATGACCAACCATATAGATAAACGCATCTATCTTATTGTCACACAGAGCTTGGGAGCGCTCAGAACCTTTAAGTTCAGACACATATTTGAAACTGTGCTTAGTCCAGCCAAATTCTTTCATTACGACTTGCATTGTTGCTTGATCGCCAGAACCGACATTACCAATATCAATACGTTTACCAGCAAGATCTTTGATATTTTTAATATGCGAATCAGCCCGAGCGATAATATTGAAAGGTTCTGTATGAAGTGAAAAGATCGCGCGCAGTTTTTTGTACGGACCTTGCTGTTTAAATTCACTGCTTCCATGGTAGGCATGGTATTGCCAATCGGATTGAACAATACCTAAATCTAAATCCCCAGAACGAATGCTATTCACGTTGTAAACTGAACCGTTAGTCGACTCAACAGAGCAGCGAATTTGGTGTGTTTTACGCTCTTGATTCACCAGTTTACAAATAGCTCCGCCAGCTGGGTAATAGACGCCAGTGACAGATCCTGTACCGATGGTAATAAACTCTCGTGCGCTAGCGGGAGTAATAGTCGTAATGGCTGAGGCTAGTACAGCAAGATGAAGTAACTTACGAAATGCCATGAATTCCTTTCCTTCATTAATGTTCTGTAAAGAACGAGAGCGCTATCTATTAGCAAAGAACAATGCTAATGGAATTTACGTACCGTCCCTGAATACGCTTTAAAAAGTGGCGGAATAATAACAAAAAAACAGTGAAAAAATGATCAAAATATCGATCGTTAAATAGTTATACCCAAGTAACCTCAAGATGCTGTTTCTGCGAGAATGTATTCGCTCTTAGGCAAGGCACTGATTTGAAGACATAGTCATTCTACGTTGAGAATCAGTAACACAGCCTAGGAGCGAATACAACTCGCCCTTTGGGAGCTCATCAACAAACCTATTTCTGCGCTCAATCACGTTGAAAGGGAATACCATTCCTGCCGTGATTGAGCTTGATCTAGGCTCGTTGATGAAGCTTTGAATCCTGCATCTTGAGGTCATTTGGGTATATTGGATTGTTTTGCGAGGAATAACTCGATCATCCTAAAATGGATGACCGAGGAAGATCATATAATCAAGCAGTGGCTTAATCATCGTTACGAGGCAATATACTCAAATGTCCTATGTCCTCAGCTACACCGTTCAGAGTTTCAGCAACGAATCCTGAACCCGCATTTTGAGGTGACTTGGATATCTGTAATTAGCCTGCATATTCAAACAGTTCACAGACAGAAGCAAAGAGTTGCTCTGTGGGAACTGCTGCCGTAGGAGTAATAAAAATAGTATCGTCACCAGCAACAACGCCAAGGATACCTTCGGATTTACCTAGGGAATCAAGCAAGCGAGCAATTAGCTGTGCTGCACCTGGACCTGTGTGAATAACAACAAGTGCAGGGTTGTGATCAATATCTAACACGAGTTCTCGTAGCGAGCTCGATACCGTTGGGACGCCGAGTTCTGCCGGTAGGCAGTAAACCATTTCCATCTTGGCGTTACGCGTACGTACTGCGCCAAATTTCGTCAGCATCCGTGAGACTTTGGACTGGTTAATGTTCTCGAATCCTTCGCTTTTCAGTGCATCAACGATATCACCCTGTGACCCAAATCTTTCTTCTTTGAGTAGAGCTTTAAAAGCACGAACGAGGTTATCTTGTTTGTCTGTATTGCGCATTTTTCTCTTTATTAGGATTCTATGATGGATTTGCTGCATATTTTCGCATAGATATGCAGGTTTCGCCAAATTATCCCATAAAAATGTCATAAAGGTCACTTAAAGACACAAAAACTACTATATTTATTAGAGGTCCTCTTGAGGTTTCGAGAGAAATTTTCATAATAGCGCCCCCGATTATCGTGTGATGGCTAGTTATGTGTTGAGCGATCTCTCAAAAAGCAAAAGTTAAATTTATGTAATCAAAATGTGATTACTATACTTGCGATGAGTGAACTCACCATACCCTACCAAACACATATATAAGAGACCTGAAGTCTCTAGGAGAACTTAGAATGAAAGTCGCTGTTATTGGTGCCGCTGGTGGCATCGGTCAAGCCCTTGCATTGTTGCTCAAGAATCGTCTACCAGCAGGAACCGATCTTGCTCTTTACGATATTGCTCCGGTGACTCCCGGTGTGGCTGCAGATTTGAGCCACATTCCAACCCCTGTATCAATCAAAGGTTATGCAGGTGAAGATCCTACTCCTGCTCTAGAGGGCGCGGACGTTGTATTGATTTCCGCTGGTGTTGCTCGTAAACCAGGGATGGATCGTGCTGATCTTTTTAATGTTAATGCTGGTATCGTTAAGTCGATAGCAGAGAAAGTCGCTGCGACCTGCCCAACAGCTTGTGTGGGTGTGATTACTAACCCGGTTAACACAACGGTTCCTATTTTTGCCGAAGAGATGAAAAAAGCAGGTGTGTACGATAAACGTAAACTGTTTGGTGTGACGACTCTTGATGTGATTCGTGCCGAAACGTTTGTTGCTGAATTGAAAGGTAAAGACCCTAGCAACATTCGCGTTCCTGTGATTGGTGGTCACTCAGGAGTTACTATTTTGCCATTACTTTCCCAAGTAGAAGGGGTAAGTTTTAGTGAAGAAGAAGCAAAATCGCTCACTTATCGAATTCAAAATGCGGGTACAGAAGTTGTTGAAGCGAAAGCGGGTGGTGGTTCTGCGACACTGTCGATGGGTCAAGCTGCATGTCGCTTTGGATTAGCACTTGTCAAAGCTCTACAAGGTAGTGAAGAGGTTATTGAATACGCTTATGTCGATGGTGGTAGTGAACACGCACCGTTCTTCGCTCAGCCCGTTAAACTTGGCCAAAATGGCGTAGAGGAAGTGCTTCCATACGGCAAACTGAGTGCTTATGAGCAAAAAGAGTTGGCGGATATGCTGCCGACATTGAATAAAGATATTCAAACTGGCGTAGATTTTGCCAAATAATTCTGACTTTTTCAGAGTATTCTGAGTACACAGAAAAACGAAAGCCGACGTTGAGTCGGCTTTTTTATTCCGTAGAACCTAGAAATCAATACTCGGTTCTATTTCGTGCGATTCACAGACATGTGAGCAAGGGTAATCAATGCTTCTTTATATTCGCTGTCGGGAATTGCGCTGAGTTCAGCAATTGCTTTATCTGCTTCTTCTTTTGCTTTATTCGTGGTGTAGTCTAATGATCCTGCTTGATCCATTGCAGATAATATTTCCTCAAGACGATCCATGCCGTTGGCTTTTTCGATCGCTTCACGGATCATTGCCGCTTGTTCAGGTGTTCCATTACGCATTGCATGAAGCAGTGGCAGTGTCGGTTTTCCCTCTGCGAGATCATCTC
This DNA window, taken from Vibrio nitrifigilis, encodes the following:
- a CDS encoding YhdP family protein, whose protein sequence is MISRLTLLGRLVLWLLVSLIVLLAVAVTSLRVLLPNMNHFQGEIEQWVSQQTNIQFDIQDVRGFWRNTHPSIALQGVTADFPDGSDIHFSSGQLDIEFDLMESLWEQKPVIADLTIHKLKLDVSSVDWVNMQKSDEEETAPQDKTKTQQRILNRIDSLFLRQLDNFSLRDSTVKYRTVSGETRQLDIDKLRWKNQGKHHFAEGVVSIAEANINSLSIAAQFEDHGSLRDVSGQFYADAKRVEVRPWLTKYAKDKTGIKNGVVNFNAWVTLKHNQPVDGYLELQPSELTWQDDTANHELFIESGIVNLSPTHDGWKVSGHSLKIRTDDQLWPDLDVALDWKPHSWRLNLSQLDIGAVLPLTRLFSDSTQAQDLIKKLKPNGTIEDLRVSRGDSWESLRYSARLADGAIAQWDLLPEVHHLQATISGSIKKANIKASLADDVLPYGDVFQAPLQINHGNVNLTWQNQADGWSLWSNKVAVATPDMSAVGQFRLDMPNQQSPLLSFYVETDLYKAGETWRYLPRLALGQELTDYLSTAIQAGKVNTAKLLWYGRLGDFPYHKHNGIFQAWVGLKDGRFSFDTAWPPLTDLQLNMLFENDAMYLDSHSAKMMDVTAKRITGQIPALVENGHIELEAQTTAEGNAVRDYMTATPLVDSVGAALTEVKINGQVKSHFRLDIPFTTKKQPRAWGWADLTKSTVDIDAPPIHMKDVSGRIHFDNDVVSAAGITGQLLNQPVSLDFKGESNTKGYGVQIDTVGDWDVKPLAPYVGKKWIEPLNGHAPWQMGVHLQLNDVGFTYQVDLRAGLTDVVSQYPYPLSKAERIPEVARLEASGNQEKIAARVELPQAKYQANIDITKPTPVLEATNLVLGKGKFKINPIMGHQATINTDKFNLDKWIEFLASDDQKQSSTATSATSDIKIPEPQQVDLQVKELTLGSLDWHDVDFSAKEKNAGWSMSLNSQEASGKATYLMSNDLTVSLDRLHLYVPALDDRDPKKPLIVDEVKKADPLITNFDREFHELMPNLTLAINDFWFQGYKVGQLNMDFIRQGDLLHWKSIDINSGTNEVHADIDWKLGKDTSHTRLSLEMKGENNSDLMDRFGISSGIQKAPFELKTNTEWDGAPWSMRINTLQGDVSTKLGKGVISDVSGAANLLGIFSLDSLIRRMKLDFSDVFDDGMAFNSITGSGRISQGVFLTNDIEMDAVAGDLSLKGMADLNNRTVDAQVHFVPDMTSGIPVLSAFAVAPQTALYVLAITTVISPVVEVFTEVNYEIKGPMDSPTVKEISRSKGEYTLPKELKKVIE
- a CDS encoding carbon-nitrogen hydrolase family protein translates to MERVGVIQMTSGPNVADNVTFIEKQIARLVKHGAQWIVTPENALLFSQRTDYHAYAEPLGRGPIQLRLAEIARHYGVWLLIGSMPIKRDDSVTSTSILLDSQGQCQAYYDKLHMFDVDVADSQHRYRESETFQAGSQISLTQTPFGALGLSICYDIRFPHLYSELRQRGAEIFIVPAAFTAVTGQAHWEVLLRARAIENQCWVVAAAQGGKHPCGRETWGHSMVVNPWGEIVASLEQQAGSLIVDIDRSASAEVRQAMPIIEHARFSNQFQSTKS
- the tldD gene encoding metalloprotease TldD — translated: MSINRIEEALLTPAGLTEQDIADTLSSIATRQIDYADIYFQSSWHESLVLEDSIIKDGSFNIDRGVGVRAITGEKTGFAYSDQIELAGLKQSANAARGIAQSGQSGQVQAFKRLNDSQAYYADVNPLDCWEKQQKTELLKQLDAYIRTKEPLVQEVSVSLSGVHEQMLVAATDGTYAGDIRPLVRLSISVIAQKGDRRERGSSGGGGRFDYDYFLNEIEGQKIAFSYADEAIRQALVNLEAVAAPAGTMPVVLGSGWPGVLLHEAVGHGLEGDFNRKGSSVFSGKIGQKVTSDLCTIVDDGTLKDLRGSLNVDDEGVAGQYNVLIEKGELKGYMQDKLNARLMGVNPTGNGRRESYAHLPMPRMTNTYMLPGEHTPEEIISTVKKGVYAPNFGGGQVDITSGKFVFSASEAYLIENGKITTPIKGATLIGSGIEAMQQVSMVGNDLGIDRGVGVCGKAGQSVPVGVGQPTLKLDALTVGGTE
- the rraB gene encoding ribonuclease E inhibitor RraB, whose amino-acid sequence is MSHEDDYLSVEELIEIQKEETRDIIEALLEDGSDPEALYEIEHHLFAEQFETLEKAAIDAFKMGFEVLEAEETEDEDGNKLLCFDATMQSVLNPEAIDEQVEKLVNLAEKYDIIYDGWGTFYEGEDALYDEEDDDDEE
- a CDS encoding glycosyl hydrolase 2 galactose-binding domain-containing protein, which codes for MQLSLAGLWQLSPLTDLSIPQDDITFPAPLSKVLPDSITEQEIAAQEWHLMHDVEMDEEMMRAQAIDLVLEGIDFHAEVRVNGIAVFDCDGTQAIYRKDVKPYLDKGGNRIEILFLEEEEPLLFEEDITDFARSEPIKHYDTRIGIWRAPYLQFINNTRLDNVTTEQVWHYSGGCELLVHVYFTNLHPELVSASVKFDGMTYQVPLDVRSHEASVLFQVEAPKAFNPQDPQQEDMYQVEVDLDGQSDSQWIGLHHSLSQALF
- a CDS encoding DUF2061 domain-containing protein: MKKTLSFATIHFTVAFTVAYILTGDIILGSLIAMLEPLINTGAFYLHDQAWQKFPSLKKWHNQTSIKTISFAVVHFSIAFSVSYLLSGSWLVGGIMATIEPSINTVIFYLHEKLWQRQTQWRCPIHGM
- a CDS encoding TAXI family TRAP transporter solute-binding subunit → MAFRKLLHLAVLASAITTITPASAREFITIGTGSVTGVYYPAGGAICKLVNQERKTHQIRCSVESTNGSVYNVNSIRSGDLDLGIVQSDWQYHAYHGSSEFKQQGPYKKLRAIFSLHTEPFNIIARADSHIKNIKDLAGKRIDIGNVGSGDQATMQVVMKEFGWTKHSFKYVSELKGSERSQALCDNKIDAFIYMVGHPNGSIKEATTSCDAKLIPATGSQIDAIVSSHPYYTYTDVPAGMYRGTDQDIKSFGVAATLVASSDLPDDVAYNIAKAVFENFDTFKHLHPAFANLKKEDMVKNGLSVPLHPGALKYYKEIGLIK
- the argR gene encoding transcriptional regulator ArgR translates to MRNTDKQDNLVRAFKALLKEERFGSQGDIVDALKSEGFENINQSKVSRMLTKFGAVRTRNAKMEMVYCLPAELGVPTVSSSLRELVLDIDHNPALVVIHTGPGAAQLIARLLDSLGKSEGILGVVAGDDTIFITPTAAVPTEQLFASVCELFEYAG
- the mdh gene encoding malate dehydrogenase is translated as MKVAVIGAAGGIGQALALLLKNRLPAGTDLALYDIAPVTPGVAADLSHIPTPVSIKGYAGEDPTPALEGADVVLISAGVARKPGMDRADLFNVNAGIVKSIAEKVAATCPTACVGVITNPVNTTVPIFAEEMKKAGVYDKRKLFGVTTLDVIRAETFVAELKGKDPSNIRVPVIGGHSGVTILPLLSQVEGVSFSEEEAKSLTYRIQNAGTEVVEAKAGGGSATLSMGQAACRFGLALVKALQGSEEVIEYAYVDGGSEHAPFFAQPVKLGQNGVEEVLPYGKLSAYEQKELADMLPTLNKDIQTGVDFAK